The following nucleotide sequence is from Lytechinus pictus isolate F3 Inbred chromosome 10, Lp3.0, whole genome shotgun sequence.
GCCCCACCTTCCCAATATGCCTAGCATGCCAAACATGCCCAATATCACTATGCCAAACATTCTATCGCGCATCAGAGGTCAAGGGTCATCGTCTGTGGGTCCGTCAGggccatcatcgtcatcaggGACAGGTGACTGTTCAGATTCTTCATCATCCACATCATCGGTGGAAGCGGTGGCAGTGGTCGAAGACGGCGCTGGGGCTTCATCCGGGGATGCATCGCTCCCAGTTCCGGAGGTTGTCACCATTCCCATGTCAACAAGCGAGGGCGCTGAATCATCAAGCTCCAGTCGGCGCAGCTGGTTGCCTAACAAGCTTCCGAACCGGTTGCCGAACTTGAACAAGTCGATGCCTAGTATGCCCAGTATGCCTAGCATGCCTAGTATGCCCAGTGGTATGAGCCTGCTAACCAGGTTTGGTGGACAGTGCTACGATAGCGGAGAACAAAATGAGCCCGATGAACCGGAAGAGTACACCAATGCTGATCataaattataatcatcatcatttttaacCTGAAACGCCAACAAATCGGGTAAACAATCCTATCGTGGTGACATTCTTGACAACTAGGATTATGCGATGTTGCAAGGAATCGACTGGTGGTGTGGAGTTTTTCTGTGTGTAATGGAATCTATCAGTGCTACTATGTTGAACGGTTACAAGGTCTCGATGACAGTTTGGATTTCAAGAAAGGAAGGGCTATGTCGTTCTTTGCTTCTATATGGGGTCAAAGTTCAATGAGGGAagaatgaatatgcatgaattgcatgatacatgtatatatatagttttAAACAGTAAATGCAAAAAAGTGGTTATCCCTTTAAAAGAAGGATCAACCTAGACCTCTCTACAGAGAAGACTCGTACCCTGCTGTTGAGGTGCATGTAGGTGGTTCAGTGTATATATCATTCGGATTCATGCACGTGTCAAAGCAATCTTTTAGTTTTCTCAAATTGAGGAACAAGTGAATTGAAGGAATGCTCTATCATCTTCCTGCAGCTCAGCCTGTTGACATTGAACATGTTATGCCTTCTGTGTTATGTGACCAAGTCTCCTATTCTATATGGCAATGAGGTGAATTCACTTTTTTGCATTATTAAAGGACTTCACATGGACACCATTGATGCTGTGATCGGATGTAATAATGGAGGCTACTGCCGATTGGTAAAAATTGTCGACAACTCTCTATAGTATTTTATTTTAGTCCCTGATAAAAGACATTCAATTGGTCTTAATGCCAAGTTGTACCTTATCTAAAttgatgtgattttttttgttataccaATGGACAATATTGTTACATTGTGCTGTAGAATGTAATAAACAGTAAACAATATAGTATTAagatttttgttccttctttaaattttcttttcttttgtgaaaGGAATGATAATAACTTTCCAGGAAGAAACAAGTTTTATAAGAGTAGGTTTTGATAGTAGTTTTTATCTACACAGATCTGACAAACTTCtgtattcaaattgtttttttttttggtccccAGTTGTGCAATTTTAGTACCAATCTAATACTCCAGAAAAAACAACCTTACTTCAAAATTTAAATTCAGTATTGTGGAAGAACTTCAATTCTAACAATGTCTAAAGGTCGATAGTACACATAGTTTTCCTCATAGTTTCATCTAGGTAACGTCTCTTTATACAGAAGAGAGCTAAATTGTTTAGTTTTCAATGATATTTGGCATTGGTTTATGTGTGTGTGCATCTTCTTTATGAGGCTGTGTATTAAGTatttatttgatgatttttgccATTAATTTGACAGTTTCAGTAAAAAAGTACATACAACATTTGGAAGGATAAAATAAGAATGTAAAAATACACATTTGAGCTCATAGTTGTCAAAGGACATTTTTAGTTTTTCCAGAGCAGTCTCCATGGTCAGTTGATAGAATAtatcctttcatttattttgaatcatatttttttattttcagtctAAATGCAGTACATAGAATGGTAAAGATTTGAATGAGAATTATGCTCAAGAAGAtaaatagaatttgaatttgcagtatatgaacaaaaaataagatgaaTGGAATAGTGTTCAATGCATTTGGAACAGGCACTTGTACATTGTGCaaaacactggcgtaaatccgtgttgatgggtgggggggatgactgaaatattttggcttttttattttgcaatcatgtttttagatatgcaaggaattgtcattgatatgtccacagtggcgtaccgtgggtcacggcattggggaggggggcaccagcaaaatgtttgaatcactgagtgagcgcgctcagttgccagttatactgacctaatagagacattttctggacaatgtcattaaacggatatgcatctcactgatcaaataatgcgagcgcgaagcgcaagctgaattttttttatattc
It contains:
- the LOC129270333 gene encoding uncharacterized protein LOC129270333 is translated as MKVKDSNILSATFPGSTQVAYILSLGVVEGYRRRGIASALLDNFLTSLTTCPRQIAKAVYLHVLATNTGAIRFYEKHKFQRHEFLPYYYSIHGQAKDGLSYVLYINGGQPPWTLIDYMKHFGSYISRIQPCNLPNAMARHTRNFFSARRSWVHLPHLPNMPSMPNMPNITMPNILSRIRGQGSSSVGPSGPSSSSGTGDCSDSSSSTSSVEAVAVVEDGAGASSGDASLPVPEVVTIPMSTSEGAESSSSSRRSWLPNKLPNRLPNLNKSMPSMPSMPSMPSMPSGMSLLTRFGGQCYDSGEQNEPDEPEEYTNADHKL